The following coding sequences lie in one Halomonas sp. 'Soap Lake #6' genomic window:
- a CDS encoding TRAP transporter large permease, whose amino-acid sequence MSWLLLSGSLVLFLTSGAILGAALGLTGLFLLYFQANGATPLAINATWNMLTDFTLSAVPLFIFLGEILLASGVSKRVYNGLTPMFARVPGQLLHTNIAVCTLFGAVSGSSTSTAAAIGAVGYPELKNRGYNPSVVVGTLAAGGTLGLLIPPSLALIIYGATQNVSIGKLFIAGMLPGLLIALAFSTWIVIRSKIGEPVTPTFKEKVSLSHILHGLKEIWPLPVLIFFVLGTIYMGIATPTESAALGVVASIILGLTWGDLNLQRLWQAFKHASIMFTAIGMILIGTVILSQAVSLLGIPRAAVETIGNFGLGPYGILLMIVIVYIVLGCFFDGISLLLMTLPITFPMITSLGFDPIWFGIIVTLLIEIGMITPPVGLNLFVLSSISKNEVDLTAAAKASLPYWLILLGAVGLFTLFPNIILWITNY is encoded by the coding sequence ATGAGTTGGTTACTTTTAAGCGGAAGCTTGGTTCTATTTCTTACCAGCGGTGCGATTCTAGGCGCTGCACTAGGCCTTACGGGTCTATTCCTGCTCTATTTTCAAGCGAACGGTGCCACACCCTTAGCGATTAATGCCACCTGGAATATGCTGACGGACTTTACACTAAGTGCGGTTCCACTATTCATATTTTTAGGTGAGATACTTCTTGCAAGCGGCGTGTCCAAACGCGTCTACAACGGTTTAACCCCTATGTTCGCGCGTGTTCCCGGACAGTTACTCCATACCAACATCGCAGTCTGCACGCTGTTTGGTGCGGTGAGTGGTTCCAGCACATCCACTGCTGCTGCCATAGGTGCGGTTGGTTACCCAGAGCTTAAAAATAGAGGATATAACCCAAGCGTTGTGGTCGGCACGCTGGCGGCCGGCGGTACGCTTGGGCTGCTCATTCCTCCTAGCTTGGCCCTTATCATTTACGGTGCCACTCAGAATGTATCCATTGGGAAACTCTTTATCGCAGGTATGCTCCCAGGCTTATTGATCGCTCTAGCCTTTTCTACCTGGATCGTTATTCGCTCTAAAATTGGCGAGCCTGTCACACCGACGTTCAAGGAAAAAGTTTCACTCTCGCATATTTTGCACGGATTAAAAGAGATCTGGCCTTTACCTGTACTCATTTTCTTCGTGCTTGGAACTATTTACATGGGCATCGCAACGCCCACAGAGTCTGCAGCTCTTGGCGTTGTGGCCAGCATTATACTGGGACTAACGTGGGGCGATTTAAACTTACAGCGTCTTTGGCAGGCATTTAAACATGCGTCTATCATGTTTACCGCTATTGGTATGATTCTAATTGGCACGGTTATCCTTTCTCAAGCGGTCAGCCTGTTAGGTATCCCTCGTGCAGCGGTCGAAACCATTGGTAACTTTGGCCTAGGTCCTTATGGCATCTTATTAATGATCGTTATTGTTTATATCGTTCTGGGATGCTTTTTTGATGGTATTTCACTGCTGTTAATGACGCTGCCTATTACTTTTCCGATGATAACAAGCTTAGGATTTGATCCCATTTGGTTTGGCATCATTGTTACTCTACTTATTGAGATTGGCATGATAACGCCTCCTGTAGGGCTTAACCTGTTTGTCTTATCATCCATCTCTAAAAATGAAGTGGATTTAACCGCTGCTGCAAAAGCCTCACTCCCTTATTGGCTTATTTTATTAGGGGCGGTTGGGTTGTTTACCCTATTCCCCAATATCATTTTATGGATCACTAACTACTGA
- the ureG gene encoding urease accessory protein UreG: protein MTHCLRVGVGGPVGSGKTALLKQLCSALRDYYDIAVVTNDIYTREDADFLLKHDALPADRILGVETGGCPHTAIREDASMNLAAIDELHARHPKLELVLVESGGDNLSATFSPELSDLTLYVIDVSAGDKIPRKGGPGITKSDLLIINKIDIAEQVHASLEVMERDSKKMRGERPFVFTNLYDGVGLEEIIRFILDKGMLDERRPQAATA, encoded by the coding sequence ATGACGCATTGTTTACGTGTGGGCGTGGGTGGCCCGGTCGGTTCCGGTAAAACCGCACTGCTCAAACAGCTCTGCTCGGCGCTGCGGGATTACTATGATATTGCGGTGGTAACCAACGATATCTATACCCGCGAAGATGCCGACTTCCTACTCAAACACGATGCGCTGCCCGCCGACCGTATCCTTGGTGTGGAAACCGGTGGCTGCCCGCATACTGCCATCCGCGAAGATGCCTCAATGAACCTGGCGGCCATTGACGAGCTGCACGCCCGCCACCCGAAGCTAGAACTGGTGCTGGTGGAGTCTGGCGGTGACAACCTCTCCGCGACGTTCAGCCCCGAACTTTCAGACCTTACGCTTTACGTGATCGATGTCTCTGCGGGCGATAAGATCCCCCGTAAAGGTGGGCCAGGCATTACAAAGTCTGACCTGCTGATTATCAATAAGATCGATATTGCCGAACAGGTGCATGCATCCCTTGAAGTGATGGAGCGTGACTCGAAGAAAATGCGCGGCGAACGCCCCTTTGTATTCACCAACCTGTACGACGGCGTTGGTCTTGAAGAGATTATCCGCTTTATTCTCGATAAAGGGATGTTAGATGAGCGTCGTCCGCAGGCGGCGACAGCCTAA
- a CDS encoding urease accessory protein UreF, whose product MPTESAGLANQSNDLALLGLMQLVSPALPIGAFAFSQGLESAFELGWVSDEQSLAEWLSGVLEDGLTRCELPLIARFYSAFEHTDRAAIAQWDEWLAATRETAELAAEDSRLGASLKRLLGSLDLLPNEDGPSGNMLPAHAGYVTLFSYAAFMRRVPLRQALLGFGWAWLENQLAVACKALPLGHTAAQRVIEQLRGELVIAVDQALLLGDGDLGPVLPGVALASALHETQYSRLFRS is encoded by the coding sequence ATGCCCACTGAAAGCGCCGGGCTAGCGAACCAAAGCAATGACTTAGCTCTGCTGGGTCTAATGCAACTGGTAAGCCCCGCGCTACCCATCGGTGCCTTTGCCTTCTCCCAAGGGTTGGAAAGCGCCTTTGAATTGGGCTGGGTAAGCGATGAACAAAGCCTGGCTGAGTGGCTTTCCGGCGTATTGGAAGATGGCCTGACCCGCTGCGAGCTGCCGCTGATCGCCCGTTTCTACAGCGCTTTCGAGCACACCGACCGCGCGGCGATAGCCCAATGGGATGAATGGCTGGCAGCGACTCGCGAAACCGCTGAGCTGGCCGCTGAAGATAGTCGCTTAGGTGCCTCACTCAAGCGCCTGCTGGGCAGCCTGGATTTATTACCAAACGAGGATGGGCCAAGCGGCAACATGCTACCGGCTCATGCTGGTTACGTAACGCTGTTTAGCTACGCTGCTTTTATGCGCCGTGTGCCGCTGCGCCAGGCGCTGCTGGGGTTTGGTTGGGCATGGCTGGAAAATCAGCTAGCGGTGGCCTGCAAAGCGTTGCCCTTGGGCCATACCGCCGCACAGCGGGTGATTGAGCAACTGCGAGGGGAGTTGGTGATTGCCGTTGACCAAGCACTGTTATTAGGCGATGGCGACCTAGGCCCCGTGTTGCCCGGCGTGGCGCTAGCCAGTGCTCTACACGAAACACAATATTCACGTCTGTTTAGAAGTTAA
- the ureE gene encoding urease accessory protein UreE, with protein MLKLIERLGPIEESAGSDTLTLPFELRIRGRLKAESDSGQALGLFLDRGPVLRDGEGLKAESGEIVRIRAAVEPVVTARVSTGLPLARLAYHLGNRHVQLALGEDERGGWVRFPPDHVLEELAELLGAELEHHNAMFDPEPGAYNQVGGGHGHSHGHSHGHGHSHDHDHDHPHEHEHHHAH; from the coding sequence ATGCTGAAACTAATAGAACGCTTAGGGCCGATAGAGGAAAGTGCCGGTAGTGATACGCTGACGCTACCCTTTGAGCTACGCATTCGCGGGCGCTTAAAAGCGGAAAGCGATAGCGGCCAAGCCTTAGGACTATTTCTAGACCGTGGCCCAGTGCTACGCGATGGTGAAGGCCTAAAAGCCGAAAGCGGCGAAATAGTACGCATACGCGCTGCTGTTGAACCGGTGGTTACTGCGCGAGTAAGTACTGGCTTACCCCTGGCGCGGCTGGCATACCACTTAGGCAACCGCCATGTGCAGCTAGCGCTGGGTGAAGATGAACGCGGCGGCTGGGTACGTTTCCCTCCCGACCATGTACTAGAAGAGCTAGCGGAGTTGTTAGGGGCAGAGCTAGAGCACCACAACGCCATGTTTGACCCAGAACCGGGTGCTTATAACCAAGTAGGTGGTGGGCACGGGCATTCGCATGGTCATTCACACGGGCATGGGCATTCCCACGATCATGACCATGATCACCCCCACGAGCATGAGCACCACCATGCCCACTGA
- the ureC gene encoding urease subunit alpha, translating into MKPVNKISRQAYADMYGPTVGDRVRLGDTELWIEVEQDATHYGDEVKFGGGKVIRDGMGQSQRNDASVMDTVITNALILDWWGIVKADVGLQNGRIAAIGKAGNPDTQPDVEIVIGPGTEIISGEGKILTAGGIDAHIHFICPQQVEEALMSGVTTMLGGGTGPATGSNATTCTPGAWHIGKMLQAVDDLPMNIGLLGKGNASLPEALEAQLEAGAMGLKLHEDWGTTPASIDTCLSVAERYDVQIAIHTDTLNESGFVEDTLAAFKERGIHTYHTEGAGGGHAPDILTACSKSYVLPSSTNPTRPYTVNTIDEHLDMLMVCHHLDPNIPEDVAFADSRIRRETIAAEDILHDLGVISMIASDSQAMGRVGEVVCRTWQTAHKMKVQRGLLPEDEALGADNLRAKRYIAKYTINPAITHGIAHEVGSIEVGKLADLVLWKPAFFGVKPSLILKGGMIAAAPMGDPNASIPTPQPVHYRHMFGAFGRAASQTRLNFVSQAAIDAGIKERLGLQSTLAACKSVRGVRKQDMKLNDACPELTVDPQTYEVRCDGELLTCEPATELPLAQRYHLF; encoded by the coding sequence ATGAAACCGGTTAACAAGATAAGTCGACAAGCCTACGCCGATATGTATGGCCCCACGGTGGGCGACCGCGTGCGCCTGGGTGACACCGAGCTGTGGATCGAGGTTGAACAGGACGCCACCCATTACGGTGACGAAGTGAAGTTCGGCGGCGGTAAGGTAATACGCGACGGCATGGGTCAGAGTCAGCGCAATGATGCCTCGGTCATGGATACGGTGATTACCAACGCGCTGATTTTAGACTGGTGGGGCATCGTTAAAGCCGATGTAGGGCTGCAAAACGGTCGTATCGCCGCCATTGGCAAGGCAGGCAACCCCGACACCCAGCCGGATGTGGAAATTGTCATCGGCCCCGGCACTGAAATTATCTCAGGCGAAGGCAAGATTCTCACCGCTGGAGGCATTGACGCCCATATTCACTTTATCTGCCCTCAACAGGTGGAAGAAGCACTAATGAGCGGCGTGACGACCATGCTTGGCGGTGGCACGGGTCCGGCGACTGGCTCCAACGCCACCACCTGCACCCCCGGTGCCTGGCATATTGGCAAAATGCTCCAAGCGGTGGACGACCTGCCGATGAATATTGGCCTGCTGGGTAAGGGCAATGCCAGCCTGCCAGAAGCGTTGGAAGCGCAGCTAGAAGCGGGTGCCATGGGGCTCAAGCTCCACGAAGACTGGGGTACCACGCCTGCATCGATTGATACCTGCCTAAGCGTAGCGGAAAGGTATGATGTACAGATCGCGATCCACACCGATACGCTAAACGAATCAGGCTTTGTGGAAGACACCCTGGCGGCGTTTAAAGAGCGGGGCATTCATACTTACCACACCGAAGGTGCTGGTGGCGGCCACGCGCCGGATATCCTAACGGCCTGTTCGAAATCCTACGTATTGCCCTCGTCCACCAATCCTACGCGGCCTTATACGGTGAATACCATCGATGAGCATCTGGATATGCTGATGGTCTGCCACCACCTTGACCCCAATATCCCTGAAGACGTAGCTTTCGCCGACTCACGTATTCGCCGTGAAACCATCGCCGCTGAAGATATTCTCCACGACCTGGGCGTGATCTCGATGATTGCGTCGGACTCCCAGGCCATGGGGCGGGTAGGAGAAGTGGTCTGCCGTACCTGGCAAACTGCCCATAAAATGAAAGTGCAGCGTGGCTTACTGCCGGAAGACGAAGCCCTCGGAGCTGATAATCTGCGTGCCAAGCGCTATATCGCCAAATACACCATCAACCCCGCTATTACCCACGGTATTGCCCATGAGGTTGGTTCTATCGAAGTGGGCAAGCTGGCTGATTTGGTGTTGTGGAAGCCTGCATTTTTCGGCGTAAAGCCCTCGCTGATTTTAAAAGGCGGCATGATTGCGGCGGCTCCCATGGGCGACCCCAATGCCTCTATTCCTACGCCTCAACCAGTACACTACCGGCATATGTTTGGTGCCTTTGGCCGTGCTGCCAGCCAAACCCGGCTCAACTTTGTCAGCCAAGCGGCAATTGATGCGGGAATTAAAGAGCGCCTGGGCCTACAAAGTACATTAGCCGCCTGTAAAAGCGTACGCGGTGTGCGCAAACAGGATATGAAGCTGAACGACGCCTGCCCTGAGCTAACTGTCGACCCGCAAACTTACGAAGTACGCTGCGATGGCGAGCTGCTTACCTGCGAGCCTGCCACTGAACTGCCGCTAGCTCAGCGCTATCATTTATTTTAA
- a CDS encoding urease subunit beta has product MIPGEYQLKDGDIELCVGRERITVEVANTGDRPIQIGSHYHFAEANPALVFDRTKTRGFRLDVAAGTAIRFEPGQTREVTLIPFVGKREIYGFRGDVMGALLSNEPGAARKAQNPDDAGGQS; this is encoded by the coding sequence ATGATTCCCGGTGAGTATCAGTTAAAAGACGGCGATATCGAACTGTGCGTGGGCCGCGAGCGGATCACGGTGGAAGTGGCTAATACCGGTGACCGCCCGATTCAGATCGGCTCCCACTACCACTTTGCTGAAGCCAACCCCGCGCTGGTGTTTGATCGCACGAAAACCCGTGGCTTTCGCTTAGATGTGGCTGCCGGTACGGCGATTCGCTTTGAGCCTGGCCAAACCCGCGAAGTCACGCTGATCCCGTTTGTTGGTAAGCGAGAAATCTATGGCTTCCGTGGTGATGTTATGGGCGCGTTACTCTCTAACGAGCCCGGTGCCGCGCGCAAAGCGCAGAATCCTGACGACGCTGGAGGCCAGTCATGA
- a CDS encoding urease subunit gamma has translation MELTPRDKDKLLLFAAAQLAERRKARGLKLNYPEAVALISFEIIEGARDGRSVADLMSYGREILSREDVMEGVAEMVDEVQVEATFPDGTKLVTVHTPIN, from the coding sequence ATGGAACTGACCCCTCGAGACAAAGACAAGCTACTGCTATTTGCTGCCGCTCAGCTTGCCGAGCGCCGTAAAGCGCGTGGTTTGAAGCTTAACTACCCTGAAGCCGTGGCGTTGATTAGTTTTGAAATTATCGAAGGCGCCCGGGATGGCCGCAGCGTAGCGGACTTAATGAGCTATGGCCGCGAGATCCTCAGCCGTGAGGATGTGATGGAAGGCGTGGCGGAAATGGTTGATGAGGTGCAGGTAGAGGCCACGTTCCCGGACGGGACCAAACTCGTGACAGTGCATACACCCATTAACTAA
- a CDS encoding helix-turn-helix transcriptional regulator, producing the protein MTISNRYTIDHFLGYGHRYSIDYSFPKTASSTCTPKTSIAQGRVEEVSLAAGVELFISDLDVLRPYQSLSKGNTDLLIVVMLEGCAHFDINGQKRWITAGEACWIRLDTGLALSAFHPANQKLRTLCLSLNSSAMHAWYGSEISSASLHIWQLSPGLQLITDEACRASGSGESQRMRFQGLALQIIAQGIDCRSPDTADHGALYRPRLALIRRWLDEEPSLNHTLQRLADRAAMSPSTLLRHFKMAYGLAPIDYLRKRRLSLARELLLCGHSVQQAAHLSGYRHASNFITAFKKNYGISPGALTESSPKHSLKRHR; encoded by the coding sequence GTGACCATCAGCAACCGCTATACAATTGATCATTTTTTAGGCTACGGGCACCGCTACAGTATCGATTACAGTTTTCCAAAGACCGCCTCGTCCACCTGTACTCCAAAAACATCAATAGCCCAGGGTCGCGTGGAAGAAGTTAGCTTAGCGGCTGGTGTTGAGCTTTTTATTTCTGACCTGGATGTTCTGCGGCCTTATCAATCACTCTCTAAGGGCAATACCGATCTGCTGATTGTGGTTATGTTAGAAGGCTGCGCACATTTCGATATTAATGGTCAAAAACGTTGGATAACAGCAGGAGAGGCCTGCTGGATAAGGCTGGATACAGGCCTAGCACTGAGTGCTTTTCACCCTGCCAATCAAAAACTTCGAACGTTATGCCTGTCGCTAAATTCATCAGCGATGCATGCTTGGTATGGTTCTGAAATTTCATCTGCGTCATTGCATATCTGGCAACTCAGCCCAGGATTACAGCTGATCACCGACGAAGCGTGTCGTGCTTCTGGTAGTGGTGAGTCACAGCGCATGCGCTTTCAAGGTCTGGCACTACAAATCATCGCCCAGGGGATAGACTGCCGTTCGCCAGATACAGCTGATCATGGCGCACTTTATCGGCCACGCTTGGCGCTTATACGCCGCTGGCTAGACGAAGAGCCATCTCTGAACCACACGCTGCAACGTTTAGCTGACCGCGCGGCCATGAGCCCAAGCACACTGCTGCGACATTTCAAGATGGCTTATGGCCTAGCACCTATCGATTATTTACGTAAGCGTCGGCTTTCACTGGCGCGAGAGTTGCTGCTATGCGGCCACAGCGTTCAACAAGCAGCCCATTTGAGCGGCTACCGCCATGCCAGCAACTTTATTACAGCTTTCAAAAAAAACTATGGCATCTCACCAGGGGCGCTCACAGAAAGTTCCCCGAAACACTCCCTGAAACGTCACCGCTGA
- the fauA gene encoding TonB-dependent alcaligin siderophore receptor FauA: protein MPCLYRFTCTALILSYPLLAVAEAPDEKLDNLLVTSERLATNSEGTQSYTVPASRSAVGLSLTPRETPQSVSVITRQQIDDRAAQTGGDVLAQVPGVSPNRADSNRTNYAARGFSIRSVQFDGLSIPLSNFWNFGDTDWDAAIYDRVEVVRGATGLLTGAGEPSASVNFIRKRPLSEAAASVSAGVGRWDRRRATADVSVPLTSDGTTGARFVVAKDRNDSFISYLEDDHETLYGVISSELTPTTQLTVGIEYQHNETVGAGASIPIFYADGSRTDFDRSASNNTPWSTFYNETTRIFADLSHTLDNGWTLRAAASHNDGNYGMKYLYRGGFPERETGLGMSNSFLNYRGNRTQQTVNLSAEGNFSLLGRQHELGFGWMHNEDDFEIALATPSGTPPSAGSYLNWRDSVVAKPQWGAFHSSDNMQVTQSGGYMVSRLSLSDPLNLVIGARLSNWELDQTYYGSERQYRYRNELTPYAGIIYDVSDDMSVYASYTEIFQSQNARYEDGSLLDPIQGRSYEIGAKASLLNGQLDSSIALFRTDQNSVAEAIPGVDVIGQPGTSAHRSVDGNQVNGLEIELIGEIATGWNLSASYTLANAENANSERTNTSHPRQQIKLFTTYQLPGEWSGLTLGGGARWQSGTWRNTVSPNGQVQVGQSAYAVADLMARYRFNEQLSAQLNINNVFDKDYYEQIGFYSQYWLGEPRSAIMSLNWDW from the coding sequence ATGCCTTGCTTATATCGATTCACATGCACTGCCTTGATTCTTTCCTATCCATTGCTTGCCGTTGCCGAAGCACCTGACGAAAAACTAGACAATCTGCTAGTTACGAGTGAGCGCCTCGCGACTAATAGCGAAGGAACACAAAGCTACACCGTTCCTGCTAGCCGCAGTGCAGTTGGGCTGTCCTTGACGCCGCGTGAGACCCCTCAGTCAGTGAGTGTTATTACTCGTCAACAAATTGACGATAGAGCCGCGCAAACTGGTGGCGACGTTCTGGCCCAGGTCCCTGGTGTGTCACCAAACCGGGCTGACAGCAATCGCACTAATTATGCCGCACGTGGCTTCTCAATACGCAGTGTTCAGTTTGACGGATTGAGCATCCCGCTTAGTAACTTTTGGAACTTTGGTGATACCGATTGGGATGCTGCTATTTATGACCGTGTCGAGGTGGTTCGGGGGGCTACAGGATTGTTAACCGGTGCAGGGGAACCCTCGGCAAGCGTTAACTTTATTCGTAAACGCCCTCTTTCTGAGGCTGCTGCATCTGTTTCTGCTGGCGTAGGACGCTGGGATCGGCGCCGTGCAACTGCTGATGTATCTGTACCTTTAACCAGCGATGGCACCACAGGTGCCCGATTCGTTGTCGCCAAAGACCGTAATGATAGTTTTATCTCTTATCTTGAAGATGACCATGAAACTCTTTACGGCGTCATCAGCAGCGAGCTAACTCCCACTACGCAACTGACAGTAGGCATTGAATACCAGCACAACGAGACAGTTGGAGCTGGGGCCAGCATACCAATTTTTTATGCTGACGGTAGCCGTACAGATTTTGACCGTAGCGCGTCGAACAACACCCCTTGGTCAACGTTTTACAATGAGACGACGCGCATTTTCGCCGACCTTAGCCATACATTGGATAATGGCTGGACATTACGGGCAGCCGCCAGCCATAACGATGGCAACTACGGTATGAAATACCTCTATCGTGGAGGCTTTCCAGAGCGAGAGACAGGCCTCGGCATGTCGAACTCCTTCTTAAACTACCGAGGCAACCGCACTCAACAAACCGTTAATCTTTCTGCCGAAGGTAATTTCAGCTTACTGGGTCGCCAACATGAGTTGGGCTTTGGCTGGATGCATAATGAGGATGACTTTGAGATAGCACTGGCCACTCCCTCTGGCACGCCCCCCTCTGCTGGTAGTTACCTTAATTGGCGAGACAGTGTTGTGGCCAAGCCTCAGTGGGGAGCGTTCCATAGCTCAGATAATATGCAAGTGACACAAAGCGGTGGCTATATGGTGTCACGCCTTTCTCTAAGTGATCCGCTTAACCTGGTTATTGGCGCACGCCTGAGCAACTGGGAACTGGATCAAACCTACTATGGCTCCGAACGGCAATACCGGTATCGCAATGAATTAACGCCCTATGCAGGCATTATTTACGATGTTAGTGACGATATGTCTGTATATGCGAGTTATACCGAGATATTCCAATCTCAGAATGCACGTTATGAGGACGGCTCTCTACTTGATCCTATCCAGGGCCGTAGCTATGAAATAGGTGCCAAGGCATCACTACTAAACGGCCAACTAGATAGCAGTATTGCTCTGTTTAGAACTGATCAAAACAGTGTGGCTGAAGCCATCCCTGGCGTTGACGTTATCGGACAACCCGGCACATCTGCCCATCGCAGTGTTGATGGCAATCAGGTTAATGGCCTAGAGATCGAGTTGATTGGCGAAATTGCGACTGGCTGGAATCTGAGTGCCAGTTACACACTTGCCAATGCCGAAAATGCCAATAGTGAACGAACCAATACATCCCACCCGCGCCAGCAGATCAAACTGTTTACCACCTACCAACTGCCGGGCGAATGGAGCGGCTTGACGCTCGGCGGCGGAGCACGTTGGCAAAGCGGCACTTGGCGCAACACTGTCAGCCCTAATGGTCAGGTGCAGGTTGGGCAAAGTGCTTACGCCGTTGCTGACCTGATGGCACGCTATCGCTTCAACGAGCAATTAAGCGCACAGCTAAACATCAATAACGTATTTGACAAGGATTACTACGAGCAGATTGGCTTCTACAGCCAGTATTGGCTTGGTGAGCCTCGTAGCGCCATCATGTCGCTTAACTGGGATTGGTGA
- a CDS encoding iron-siderophore ABC transporter substrate-binding protein, whose product MLRPLITMLIAASVFGFATPVVAAPVMGAEADTSYFPVVIQSTLGTATIEASPKRVVTLGVGADDIAISLGIVPIGISRADWGGDEDGYWPWVREALEAQDIPLPTTITQFPELDIEALLALEPDVILAPSSGIPEAIYDLLSPLVPVVAYPKRPYLTSVDEQIERIAKALGMPEKGDALRRHLQESLGAAGGAYPSLTDTTFAYVRPDPTSGNVSVYLADDPRVGTLTGLGLRLSPTVEDLSPSGNHFAHYLGFEHLPMLHDVELVVSWYHSEEQRDRVAELPLFASLPAISHGRYLALTDQPLIVASSAGSPLATQWMLERLLPRLAEAAKRANLQ is encoded by the coding sequence ATGTTACGTCCATTAATCACCATGCTGATTGCTGCTTCTGTTTTTGGCTTTGCCACCCCAGTTGTTGCTGCCCCCGTGATGGGGGCAGAAGCTGATACCTCCTATTTTCCTGTTGTTATCCAAAGCACGCTGGGAACAGCAACCATTGAAGCGTCACCTAAGCGCGTCGTAACCCTTGGTGTGGGTGCTGACGATATCGCTATTTCACTGGGCATTGTGCCTATAGGCATCAGCCGTGCAGATTGGGGTGGCGATGAGGATGGCTATTGGCCATGGGTAAGAGAAGCTCTAGAGGCACAAGATATACCGCTACCTACGACGATTACGCAATTCCCCGAGCTTGATATTGAAGCACTGCTGGCCCTTGAACCGGATGTTATTCTGGCGCCGTCCAGTGGTATTCCAGAAGCCATTTATGACCTGCTATCGCCACTGGTGCCTGTCGTTGCTTATCCAAAGCGTCCTTATCTCACCTCCGTGGACGAGCAGATTGAACGTATTGCAAAAGCTCTAGGCATGCCGGAGAAAGGCGATGCTTTAAGGCGCCATTTGCAAGAGTCTCTAGGTGCTGCGGGCGGAGCTTATCCAAGCCTCACAGACACCACATTTGCCTATGTACGGCCGGATCCTACCTCTGGAAATGTCTCGGTATATTTAGCAGATGATCCTAGAGTTGGCACACTGACAGGGCTTGGGCTGCGATTATCACCAACGGTTGAAGATCTCTCACCAAGCGGTAATCACTTTGCACACTATTTAGGTTTTGAGCATCTTCCCATGCTGCATGATGTCGAATTAGTGGTCTCTTGGTATCACAGCGAAGAGCAGCGCGATAGGGTGGCTGAACTGCCGCTGTTTGCTTCTCTACCAGCTATTTCACATGGGCGCTATCTGGCGCTGACCGATCAACCGTTGATTGTCGCTAGCTCCGCTGGTTCGCCACTAGCGACACAATGGATGCTCGAACGGCTATTACCACGCCTTGCCGAGGCGGCCAAACGAGCCAATCTACAGTGA